In a genomic window of Muntiacus reevesi chromosome 1, mMunRee1.1, whole genome shotgun sequence:
- the LOC136154376 gene encoding olfactory receptor 10H4-like, whose amino-acid sequence MLGPLGTLGIISQPQRIVLTFPPSLPFKDAAFLSNQNYSMMSEFILIGFSNFPQHLLPAFFLLYLLMYLFTLLGNLLIMGTIWREHSLHSPMYLFLCALSISEILFTVAITPYMLVHMLSTHYSITFVACASQMFFSFTFGFTHSFLLMIMGYDRYVAICHSLRYNTLMSTRDCARLVSCCWAGGSVMGMMVTLIIFHLTFCGSNEIHHFFCHVLSLLKLACGKETASVTVVVIMVCVTTLLGCLFLIVLSYVFIVAAILRIPSAEGRHKTFSTCVSHLTIVVVHYGFASLIYLKPKGAHSMDNNTLLATTYTVFTPFLSPIIFSLRNKELKNAIQRSFRRTFCPLSS is encoded by the exons ATGCTGGGACCCCTGGGGACCCTGGGAATCATCAGTCAACCTCAGAGGATTGTCctcaccttccctccctccctgcctttcaAGG ATGCAGCATTCTTGTCTAATCAAAACTATAGCATGATGTCTGAATTCATCCTCATCGGCTTCTCCAACTTCCCTCAGCATCTGCTGCCTGCCTTCTTCCTGCTGTACCTGCTAATGTACCTGTTCACGCTGCTGGGGAACCTGCTCATCATGGGCACCATCTGGAGGGAGCACAGCCTCCACAGCCCCATGTACCTCTTCCTGTGTGCCCTCTCCATCTCCGAGATCCTGTTCACTGTTGCCATCACTCCTTATATGCTGGTTCACATGCTCTCCACCCATTATTCCATCACCTTTGTGGCCTGTGCCAGCCAGATGTTCTTCTCCTTTACGTTTGGCTTCACCCACTCCTTCCTGCTCATGATCATGggctatgaccgctacgtggctaTCTGCCACTCCCTGCGCTACAACACGCTCATGAGCACCCGTGACTGTGCCCGCCTTGTGTCCTGCTGCTGGGCCGGTGGCTCAGTCATGGGGATGATGGTGACATTGATCATTTTTCACCTCACCTTCTGTGGGTCTAATGAGATCCACCATTTTTTCTGCCATGTGCTTTCCCTCTTGAAGTTGGCCTGTGGGAAAGAGACAGCCTCTGTCACCGTGGTTGTGATCATGGTTTGTGTCACGACCCTGCTGGGGTGCTTATTCCTCATCGTCCTCTCCTATGTCTTCATCGTGGCTGCCATCTTGAGGATCCCCTCTGCTGAGGGCCGGCACAAGACCTTCTCCACCTGTGTCTCCCACCTCACCATAGTGGTCGTGCACTACGGTTTTGCCTCCCTCATCTACCTCAAGCCCAAAGGCGCCCATTCCATGGACAATAACACTCTGCTGGCCACCACCTACACAGTCTTCACCCCCTTTCTTAGCCCCATCATTTTCAGCCTCAGGAATAAAGAGCTGAAGAATGCCATACAGAGAAGCTTCCGCAGAACCTTCTGTCCCCTAAGTTCCTGA